GACACATTTTCCACATGAAAAGCGAGAACAACCACAGGGTTCAGGGTATGTGGATGTTGTTGCTGCGTACTACCGGTTGCGAGAGGCGGAGAGAAGTGTGGTTCATTGTGAATGGCGTTGCCATCCGTTATGGGCTGAGGGAACACAGTTTGATATCTGGGCTATTCTGCCACAACTATCCTCTCGGCTACAAAAAGCTTGGTGGGACGAAGTTCGTTGATCGACATTTCAAGTAATAAGAACTTAGAAGGTTGGAGGATGTTAAGAAGAAGCTCGTGAAAATGGGACCCCACAACGACAGACTGAAGATGGCGGTTCTATTCTTCTTAGCTTCTGTTGTTTGCGCGCAAACGAAGGTTGGACACAAGGCTAATCATGTGTTGGAGGTGTTCCAGAGAGAAGTGGATGATCTTGACTTGTGTAAGTTTTTTCCATGGGGGAGATTCTCTTATGATTATATGCTGAAGGAGATCTCTCACACAATGAAGCATTTTGGAGGGGTGGTGAAGGAGAATACATTATGGCCGCTGTCGGGTTTCTATGTTCCACTAGAGGTATGCAAAATCCCATTAATGACTTGCTATTGTTATTTACTGAtggtattttataaatgttGTGTTTAACAGCTTCTTGCATTCGAGGCAATTCCTAAGCTAGGATTGGCGTTCAGAGAACCTGTTGAAGAAGCTGATGTCAACTGCCCGAGGATGTGCAAGTTCTCATTCAAACGAAATAGAATGACAGGGGTGTCACTTTCGGCGATAAACAAGGAATTGTCTAACACAACCGTAAGTTTACCTGTGAACTAAAGCAGAACTAGAGTAATATTGTAGTAGAACTAGAGTAATACTGTGGTAGGATTAAAGTAAAACTATGGTAGAACTAGGGTAGAACTAGTTAGGGACCTATGGTAGAACTAAGGTAAGACTAGATAGGGAACTCTGGTAGAACTAAGGTAGGACTAGATATGGAACTATGGTTGAACTAAGGTAGGACTAGGAACGGAACAATGGTCTCACTAAGGTAGGCGTGTGTTGCtaagattcaaaattaattGTGTTTGTAACAGGATATCGACAGCATCATCCCCACCAGAACTCCACAAGAAGAAAGGCTCTTGGATGACATTTTGGAAGATGAAGACGATGTTGATGAATCTGATATAGCTGTGGAGAGTTGGGAGAAGTGTCTGGATGCAGGCTATAAGGTCTTTTTTCAAGACATGCACGGCGAGGATGTAGCTGCGCGCCAAAAACAGGCAGAAGCGAGTGAAGCTGCAGCAGGGGATGGAATAGAACAGGTGAGCAGTCGATTCAactgcactacaagaaaacagggggattctgatggccgaaatcgtcgaaaattcgtcggaatagaccgattccgacgaatttctgacgaacccgtccgtcggtatcgtttcgtcggaaaaaaaaaattcgtcggaatttcgtcagaacttccgacaactttctgacgaataccgagaaacgtcattctgacgaacttccgacgatattacgatgcggatacacgagaccagagttcatcgaaAAAATTacgtaccgacggagaacgttcctcggacaCTTCCGACGTAGAGTGTTCCTCGGTGCATTCCGACGAAcctcgttcgtcggaatttaccgacggacagtggtcgtcggaatataccgacgaccgttgtccgtcggtaaattccgacgaacgaggttcgtcggtaaattccgacggatatatgtccgtcggtatattccgacgaccactgtccgtcggtatatacccatttttttttcaaattaattttgcatttttatatattttttgatattaataaatttaaaaaatcagaaatttaaaactaataatattataaaatttaaattcataaaaaccgaaataggaaaaaaacattcataaagtttaaaattcatacaaaccgaaataaaaaaaaaaacattccgaaagttttaaaaagccgaaataaactaagatgaactcgaagacatcaaacgatctagcttctgcataatctcggtgttgaacttcttctgggatgccaaatcagcaaggatagtggcattctccgaacggatagtggcatctagccgataaatgggaaaaggggccgtaccgttctcatcaacgtgaagttcagaacgatcacaaatatcgactaaatccaaccttgacttcaaattatccttcgttttaccttggatgttaaggactgtgttcatcagattatcgaagaagttcttctcaatatgcatgacatctaaattatgccgcaatagatgactctcccaatatggcagatcccagaaaatactctttttgtgccagttatgtagctctccaaccgcattgactcgaatgttttcatgtccacctacatctggcgtcctttctgcatcaaaatacctaaactgcttcaacaaatctttcccactaacttcctcaggtggaccatcaaacacctgcttgttcttcgtaaacaaagtcttactcctgcggtatggatgatcaggtggtagaaatcgtctgtgatagtcaaaccaacacgttttccttccgttctttagttggaaagcatctgtgtcatcttgacattatggacatgatagcttcccatgtgttgtccatccagataacataccatatgctggaaagtcacttattgtccacataagtactgcccgcatctgaaagttttctttgcgcgaaacatcgtatgtctcaaaaccatgcgcccatagttgttgcaactcatatattagtggttgaagaaacacatctagtgatcttttaggatgatctggcccggggacgagaattgagagaaacaaaaactctcgtcgcatgcacaagctcggccgtaagttgtacggtgtcacaataactggccatagagaatactgtcttccatgctatccaaatgggctgaaaccatcagtagataatccaagataaacatttcttctctcttccgcaaattctggatatgttgactggaaatgtttccaagcctttgcatctgaaggatgtctaatctcaccatttgtggaatgctctgcatgccatctcattgcttttgctgtgcgctcacactgatacaacctcttcaatctttccgtcaaaggcaaataccacattcttttgaatgggatcggaactcttcccctcgtctcctgataacgaggtttcccacaaaatttgcatacattccgtgtctcatccgctctccagtagatcatgcagttgtcaatacatacatctatcacttcatacggtagttgaagacctgcaacaagtttctgaacctcgtagtatgaacccggtgcaaggttatcctcaggtagaatacctttgacaaaatcagtaatcgcatccatacattcttcagccaaattatagtctgtcttaatacccattaatctagttgcagatgataagactgaatgaccatctctacaattttgatacaaaggttgttttcctgcatccaacatgtcaaaaaatctcctagactcggggtttggttcttcccctctataatgatcatgtaccatctgctcagtacctacaccataatctatatccgttctagattcttctaacctaatatcaggctgaggttcactaacaggctgaggttcgctagtactaccatattcataaccagtttccccatgaaggtaccaaactttataattacgtgaaaacccttttatatacaaatgagtccaaacatcaaattcttttataaccttattattattgcaagaagagcagggacatcttaacataccactttttgcatccgattgctgttgaacaagcctcatgaattctccaatcccttgaacgtattcttccgtaagcaaattggtgttcggatccaaatgaggtttatccatccacgaacgataataaacttctgaagacatgattttcacggaattgttatgactaaagagaatgaagagagaatgaagtgtgaatgagttgaatgaggaggggttgtatttataggaaatttcttacggacctccgacgactttccgacaaaattccgacggatgtaaagcagtccgtcggtattccgtcggaattatccaatctcaaacggctatacaacggccatatatatttgtcggcaacggtcacatggttcgtcggaattccgtcggaaaataccgatggaattccgacgactttgctgttaatcggaatgtcgtcggaaattcgtcggaatataccgacgaacttccgacgactacaacggttacattttttatcggaatgtcgtcgaaaagtcgtcggaaatatccgacgaaccatatttcgtcggaattccgtcggaaatggccgacggaattccgacgacttaatttttttggatttggtcggaaatttgtcagtattccgtcacaaatTTCCGATGatcttggtgtccgtcggaacctccgtcggaattcggtgtgttttcttgtagtgctggGAGATGTTATGAAGTTgctgaaaagaacgatgagACTGATGAGGGCAGTTGACAAGAAGGTTGACCAATTGGATGGGAGATTGGCCCCGTTTGAGGAGTTTGTGAAGGAGGCACAAGctaaagcagcagaagaagaagcaccagcacaagagaaagcaaagaaacagAAACGTAGGAAGAAGTGAAGTAGAGATGCCTCACTTGCTTGGTGTGTTAGaactttgttttatgttttttatgaagTAGACAAACGATGTCTTTTGATGTGTTTCTTGTTTGTGATGTGGATTTAGAACTTTTAACTATGTTATGACTATATATGCGATCTTTGTTGTGGATGCTTTTACTTTTATTGTGTAGGTCGAGTGAGAGTCTAGGAGAGTACCAATTGATAAAGTCTAGGAAATTAGTTTAAGAGAGTACCTATTGATAATGTCTAGGAAATTAGTTTATTAGAATAATGGTTGATGATGAAAGTCTAAACATAGAGTACCAATTGGTACTAATTGATAAACATAAGAGTGCTTAGCATAACATAAGTTTGGGCTCCATAACATAAGATTGAACACATAAACTTACACAAGTTTTAACAAGAGTCCTCTCTTAACAAACAAAGACTTGTATTAACcgaaataagaaaaatagataGGTACGAAAGACAAAGTTTTTAGCACATTAACTCAGAACTTGCGAGGTCGAGAATCTCATGGACGGGAGGTCGAGGTAATGAGCCTCTTAAGCTTAGCAATCTCTTCTGCCAACTCTTTCACCTCCCCCCTTAGGCGATCCACTTCTTGCTGAACACCAAAAGCCCATGGCTGACGAAAGTGCAACCCATCGTCCTGCACAGTTTCAACCAGAGTGGAAGTCAGTTTCACCGTAACACAGTTTCACCCATAGGATAACTCAGTTTCACCCAGAGATACCCAGAGTATAACACAGTTTCACCCAGAGATATCCAGAGTATAACACAGTTTCACCTAGAGTATAACACAGTTTTACAACGAAGACAAAGATAAGTGGAAATTACCTCATAAATCTTACAGGTGAAGTACCTACTCCCAGGCAAGGTATCAAAATCTGATTTGTACTTCGGAGCTGGAGAAACATTTGTCATTATTTCACCACCGCATGGGCAACAGGTAGGAATTCCATATTGGACATCGGCAACGAACCCTAACATGTCGTAGtgtttcttcagcttcttcatctCCGTCATCTCTTCATACGGGTGAGTCATGTTTAGTAAAAGGGAAAGAGTAAAACCGTGGATCTTCAGAGAATATAGAAAGAGAATGGATAAAGAGAGAGTGTATGAATGGTGagagagattagaaagagagaGTGGTGGGGAAGTGAAAAAGTGTCTAGGAAAAGATAGGAAAAGACGAGACTCAGATAAAAGAGCAGAGGGAATCTACTTTTTCAcacaaataattgaaaattttggctTTTTTCGTTTAGGcgcgaaatttttttttattctcccTCCGAAATATTTGCTCTTAGTTATACTGAAGTTTCTGGTTTTACCAATTTTCTTCATAGTTCTACTTTTCGTGATTtcaacatttttaagttttacgtataattttaatttctaaagaAAGTTTTACTTGTCATTTTTCTGCATTACCATGTAAGCATAAATAATTAGtgcaataatatattttaaatcatgaAAACTATAGAATACTTCTTTATAAGCTGATCTTATTAACAAAGTACTCTTGGAAAGACTATATATGatgatatatttttcataaaacaaTGAGTTGTTGTATTATGAGGTTTGTAAATATTTGTTATCTTCACTACTGTATTTTGAGAAGCAGTATCTGCTATATAATTTTTGGTGACCGTGTTTCTGTATTAAGACTTATGTAGTTGGGATTTTTCGGATTATGCCGATTTCTATCATAGTTACACCTTGTTATACTAGTTTTCCGCGGTTTTCCAATATATCTCTTTAACATAGGTTCCAAAACACTTAAACATAACTGCCAAAACGCTTAAACAGAGGTTGTAAAACAAACACTTAAACTTAGATAATACATGGTAAGATCGCTTAAACATAGAATTCTTCAAACTTTCTAACAATTTCCTCTTCATTTTGTATCTTCTCCAAATTGCTTCTCAGTTCTGCAATTGTTTCGTTTAACTGCGCAATCACTCTACTCTTCTCTCGGATCTCATCTCGGGCTTCAATCAAAGCTCTTTTTTGCCATAATGTCCCGTTCTCTTCATCAAACCATGAGAAGAACTTGCATCCATTTTTCTCCTGCCATAATTTCAAATGTAAAGCTATTTTCCCATTAGAATCGGTAGTTCTATAATCAGATGGGATACCTTAAAACGCTGACAGCCATAAAATCGCCCCCCTGGGTTCTTCTCTATCCAAGCTTGGGTTATGGCTGCCTCTAAGCCACATAAACACAATTTCCGACCAGATTTGAGCCTTCTCCTTGACGATCCGGAACCATCTCCTTGCATCTTCGGTATTTTGTACTGAGAAGGGGAACAGTCGagagttgagagagagagagaggagacagagagagagagggagagagagagggagagagagagagagagagagagagagagagagaggagaaaatTCAAGTCTATAAAGGAGAAAATTCGAGTCTATGCCACAAAATATATACTTAGTTTTACCAATGTTTTCAAAAGCAACATACCAAAAGCAACATACCAAAAGCCAAAACAACACAACAGCAATAAAATCCAAACAAGAAGATCTAGTTTGATTCACTG
The window above is part of the Brassica napus cultivar Da-Ae chromosome C3, Da-Ae, whole genome shotgun sequence genome. Proteins encoded here:
- the LOC125583601 gene encoding uncharacterized protein LOC125583601; the protein is MTHPYEEMTEMKKLKKHYDMLGFVADVQYGIPTCCPCGGEIMTNVSPAPKYKSDFDTLPGSRYFTCKIYEDDGLHFRQPWAFGVQQEVDRLRGEVKELAEEIAKLKRLITSTSRP